In a single window of the Burkholderia pyrrocinia genome:
- a CDS encoding type 2 lanthipeptide synthetase LanM family protein: MDAQAVTLLPPLAESTLRDWVARSAWLGERLTCTPDAGGVGGDKEAAAFASWRRLAAKDHAHHFDTYLERLGLSERQAVLRLGPARQAGHAALPDWAARLPAWIALVCAGDAATGGRDDGNVPFGDLFRPLGSAVWDRIARHLDGSLWAAPVRDDVSAGLTTHLSALFADSLYVWFDAFRSVRQSHGQPAADASNRIYADFLAWLRSGHFVRLLDRKPVLARFFAISILQWEQHVTELAQRLERDRQAIVTRLFAGRAPGAVAGLDFGMSDRHRDGRGVAIVRFDGGQQLVYKPRDLGIDGAWATFLQRIQAAGAPGELRTPDVLCRDGYGWTSFVDARPCASLDEVRAFYARAGALLALFQILGSCDFHQENVIACGSHPIPVDLETLLRPAGRLDGDDPSVHPAISAAARRVSASVFESGYLPYWNTFRSTRWIGGGLSWSAPEEVTVTGWLHANTDAMTLGRKPLVIAAVRHLPRLAESVVDPSGHLGDIDAGLVAMGRFVLAHRETVRDALAVFRDTSVRVVLRDTRFYEMLSRRAAQPTRLADGLSASLEFEFLMRFHHPLDANTMTWVRCEQAAMLRLDTPLFRMRSDGTTLHEAGSEEVEFSYPESDVLSPIAHAAARLDAFDDAHLEQQRRLMRFAFSRDGVATAFADDAWPQDGDRAWRPDEMVQRATRIGEHLQSLAVVGGGGAAWIGLPTTAIDAEPRIQVLGENFYDGTTGIAVFLLALARATGRDDFRQVGLDAFATLRDRFVRERHAGFSDRDRILGGAEGLASCIYPLVLGAQLAESDVLLDWAEEIAQCIGDAWIGADTAYDVIGGAAGAMLGMLALHEAGRPIGLDRAIACGAHLLAHCRPAQASGAAGHARALAGMSHGAAGFAYALERLAAASARRECSSAAAEWVAYEHALFDEATGNWPDLRFAADERAQPDHAICRWCHGASGIGLARLGMVRHGASARAVLEDVERAIARTVAEPMSALDCLCCGNFGRLDLLLEAGVTLGRPALVALARRRAAARLDRTVEGFSWPFGSDNENLGFFQGLAGIGYELLRLAYPNEFPCALLWGIGPRPIASAHRDREEETSDA, translated from the coding sequence ATGGACGCGCAAGCCGTCACGCTTCTTCCTCCACTCGCGGAATCGACGTTGCGCGATTGGGTCGCTCGCAGCGCGTGGCTCGGCGAGCGACTCACCTGCACCCCCGACGCCGGTGGCGTCGGGGGCGACAAGGAGGCTGCCGCTTTCGCGTCCTGGCGACGGTTGGCCGCGAAGGATCACGCGCACCACTTCGACACCTATCTCGAACGGCTCGGGCTGAGCGAGCGCCAGGCGGTGCTGCGCCTCGGCCCTGCGCGGCAGGCCGGTCACGCTGCGCTGCCTGACTGGGCGGCTCGCTTGCCGGCGTGGATTGCGCTCGTTTGTGCGGGCGACGCGGCAACGGGCGGCCGCGACGACGGCAATGTCCCGTTTGGCGATCTCTTTCGTCCGTTGGGCAGCGCCGTATGGGATCGCATCGCCCGCCACCTGGATGGCTCGCTCTGGGCCGCGCCGGTTCGAGACGACGTGAGCGCGGGGCTGACGACGCACCTGTCCGCCCTGTTCGCCGACAGCCTTTACGTCTGGTTCGACGCATTCCGGTCTGTCCGGCAATCGCACGGCCAGCCTGCGGCGGACGCGTCGAACCGGATTTACGCCGATTTCCTGGCGTGGCTGCGCAGCGGGCATTTCGTCCGCTTGCTCGACCGAAAGCCGGTCCTTGCCCGCTTTTTCGCGATCTCCATCCTGCAGTGGGAACAGCATGTGACGGAACTCGCGCAGCGTCTCGAGCGTGATCGGCAGGCGATTGTCACGCGGCTCTTCGCCGGTCGCGCGCCCGGTGCGGTCGCCGGACTGGATTTCGGCATGTCGGATCGGCACCGGGACGGGCGCGGCGTCGCGATCGTGCGGTTCGACGGCGGGCAGCAGCTGGTTTACAAGCCTCGGGACCTGGGCATCGATGGTGCCTGGGCGACATTCCTGCAACGCATCCAGGCAGCCGGCGCGCCGGGTGAGCTGCGGACGCCGGACGTACTGTGCCGGGACGGCTACGGCTGGACGTCGTTCGTCGACGCCCGGCCGTGTGCATCGCTCGACGAAGTACGCGCGTTCTACGCGCGTGCAGGTGCGCTGCTCGCGCTGTTCCAGATCCTTGGCAGTTGTGATTTCCATCAGGAGAACGTCATTGCATGCGGGAGCCATCCGATACCGGTGGACCTCGAAACGCTGCTGCGCCCCGCCGGCAGGCTCGATGGCGACGACCCATCCGTGCATCCGGCCATCTCAGCCGCGGCGCGACGCGTGAGCGCATCGGTGTTCGAATCGGGCTACCTCCCGTACTGGAATACGTTTCGCAGCACGAGATGGATCGGCGGCGGGCTGAGCTGGTCGGCACCCGAGGAGGTCACGGTGACCGGCTGGCTGCATGCGAATACCGATGCGATGACGCTTGGCCGCAAGCCGCTCGTGATCGCAGCCGTGCGGCATCTGCCGAGGCTCGCGGAATCCGTCGTCGATCCTTCCGGCCATCTCGGCGACATCGATGCGGGGCTCGTGGCCATGGGTCGCTTCGTTCTGGCCCATCGCGAGACGGTCCGCGACGCGCTCGCCGTCTTTCGCGACACCAGCGTGCGGGTCGTGCTCCGCGACACGCGCTTCTACGAGATGTTGAGCCGGCGTGCGGCGCAGCCGACTCGGCTGGCGGACGGGTTGAGCGCCAGTCTCGAGTTCGAGTTCCTGATGCGATTCCATCATCCGCTCGACGCGAACACCATGACGTGGGTGCGTTGCGAGCAGGCGGCCATGCTGCGCCTCGATACGCCGCTGTTCCGGATGAGAAGCGACGGGACGACATTGCATGAGGCCGGCAGCGAGGAGGTCGAATTCTCCTACCCGGAAAGCGATGTGCTGTCGCCGATCGCGCACGCGGCGGCACGGCTCGATGCATTCGACGACGCGCACCTCGAGCAGCAGCGGCGGCTCATGCGCTTCGCGTTCTCGCGCGACGGCGTCGCGACCGCGTTCGCCGACGACGCGTGGCCGCAGGACGGCGATCGAGCCTGGCGTCCGGACGAGATGGTGCAGCGTGCTACCCGGATCGGCGAGCATCTGCAGTCGCTGGCCGTCGTCGGCGGCGGCGGTGCGGCGTGGATCGGCCTGCCCACGACCGCCATCGATGCCGAGCCGCGCATCCAGGTGCTGGGCGAGAACTTCTATGACGGGACGACGGGCATCGCCGTTTTCCTGCTGGCCCTTGCTCGGGCGACCGGACGCGACGATTTCAGGCAGGTCGGCCTCGACGCATTTGCGACGCTGCGCGACCGTTTCGTCCGCGAACGGCATGCCGGCTTTTCCGACCGGGACCGGATCCTCGGCGGAGCCGAAGGCCTGGCGTCCTGCATCTACCCTCTGGTGCTGGGCGCGCAGCTCGCCGAATCCGACGTGCTGCTCGACTGGGCCGAGGAGATCGCGCAATGCATCGGCGACGCGTGGATCGGCGCGGATACCGCATACGACGTCATCGGCGGGGCGGCGGGCGCCATGCTCGGCATGCTGGCCTTGCATGAGGCCGGCAGGCCGATCGGACTGGACCGCGCGATCGCCTGCGGTGCGCATCTGCTCGCACACTGCCGGCCGGCTCAGGCGAGCGGCGCCGCCGGCCATGCGCGTGCGCTCGCGGGCATGTCTCATGGCGCGGCGGGGTTCGCTTATGCGCTCGAGCGCCTCGCGGCCGCGTCGGCGCGACGCGAGTGCTCGAGCGCCGCCGCGGAATGGGTCGCATACGAGCACGCGCTCTTCGACGAAGCAACCGGCAACTGGCCGGACCTGCGCTTCGCGGCCGACGAACGAGCGCAGCCCGATCATGCGATCTGCCGATGGTGCCACGGCGCATCCGGGATCGGGCTGGCGCGTCTCGGGATGGTTCGGCACGGCGCGTCTGCACGCGCCGTGCTCGAAGACGTGGAGCGGGCGATCGCCCGCACGGTCGCGGAACCGATGAGCGCGCTCGACTGCCTGTGCTGCGGCAATTTCGGACGGCTCGATCTGCTGCTGGAAGCCGGCGTCACGCTCGGGAGGCCGGCGCTCGTCGCGTTGGCGCGCCGGCGCGCCGCCGCTCGTCTGGATCGCACGGTGGAAGGCTTCAGCTGGCCGTTCGGCAGCGACAACGAGAACCTGGGGTTTTTCCAGGGGCTCGCGGGCATCGGCTACGAATTGCTGCGCCTCGCGTATCCGAACGAGTTTCCATGTGCACTGCTGTGGGGGATCGGGCCTCGCCCGATTGCGTCCGCCCATCGGGATCGGGAAGAGGAGACATCAGATGCATAG
- a CDS encoding SAM-dependent methyltransferase: MHSEAEVTIVGGGLDFSMHPSVEACRAIRHAKVVFHAGCHEGVARWLADLAGDADVVDIDTGHYQVGQYRPDMYRAMASRVVGAARESGAVVLIEPGSAMVTDLVTRFVLEAAHGAGLRTRIVAGISSLEHLCIAFGIDPSSGLQTVLAQELVARRIRLSAGLDTVVIQPGYFDTLWHVGWPQSRADRFDALAETLSLSFGAHQAMVLVRFPMHPGDVTHEFWFELADLHRTVPVMTPLHTLFVPASERGERDATFQSRMHVWARSIAFLETGTDGLPLQLAPIASNGDLQQIEARLDDDLVSSSLTLAEAWRRQALARSTARIAFARKAGTDEADPGDAAADRLAAVRHNTGAQ; this comes from the coding sequence ATGCATAGCGAAGCGGAAGTGACGATCGTTGGCGGCGGGCTCGATTTCTCGATGCATCCGAGCGTCGAGGCGTGCCGTGCGATTCGCCACGCGAAGGTCGTGTTTCACGCCGGATGTCATGAGGGCGTAGCCCGCTGGCTGGCCGATCTCGCCGGCGACGCGGACGTCGTCGACATCGATACCGGTCACTATCAGGTCGGCCAGTATCGGCCCGACATGTACCGTGCGATGGCGTCCCGGGTGGTGGGCGCGGCGCGCGAGTCGGGCGCCGTGGTCCTGATCGAGCCGGGCAGTGCGATGGTGACGGACCTCGTGACGCGCTTCGTGCTGGAGGCCGCCCACGGCGCCGGACTGCGCACGCGGATCGTCGCCGGCATCTCCAGCCTGGAACATCTTTGCATCGCGTTCGGCATCGATCCGTCCAGCGGATTGCAGACCGTGCTCGCCCAGGAACTCGTGGCCCGGCGCATCAGGCTGAGCGCCGGGCTCGATACCGTCGTCATCCAGCCCGGTTACTTCGACACGTTGTGGCACGTGGGTTGGCCGCAATCCCGTGCCGACCGCTTCGACGCGCTGGCCGAGACGTTGTCGTTGTCGTTCGGGGCGCATCAGGCGATGGTGCTGGTCAGGTTTCCGATGCATCCGGGCGACGTGACGCACGAATTCTGGTTCGAGCTGGCCGACCTGCATCGAACGGTGCCCGTGATGACGCCGCTGCACACGCTGTTCGTCCCCGCGTCGGAACGCGGCGAGCGCGATGCGACGTTCCAGTCGCGCATGCACGTGTGGGCGCGCTCCATCGCGTTTCTCGAAACCGGCACGGACGGCTTGCCGCTGCAACTTGCGCCGATCGCGTCGAATGGCGACCTGCAGCAGATCGAGGCGCGGCTCGATGACGATCTCGTGTCGTCGTCGCTGACGCTGGCGGAGGCGTGGCGACGTCAGGCGCTGGCACGGAGCACGGCGAGGATCGCATTCGCACGCAAGGCGGGCACGGATGAGGCCGACCCCGGCGATGCCGCAGCGGATCGACTGGCTGCCGTTCGGCACAACACGGGAGCGCAGTGA
- a CDS encoding LamG-like jellyroll fold domain-containing protein has protein sequence MRSRETLLARASFKYATTLMHLGRVFGFCARQRTDGEPFEIGYVLLSSQSSNPDDDTVWKDFERLIFPRQLRPVGHGVIVLDFRDAPIPAADASFQVISDDAYVYVFRQSTNGTLYVDRFIYDEVLDRLVNAWETRFRRSRKYDIPLDRRDTFGSADMEGIRFLEPTTELTFVTGVTAGQFAVSILPTELPGQSRWQIFAYDGGANTLNSFSIQRAANGLFDLQDSLDLSSGQVPPDACFALSLSGQPLKQASGPACVLYNRQERLVGEDGRPSLQKRALRLMLALAVGDDKQVAVIDFGIGRDGKLAQVDPSLALTAAPAIGTGLSFTPRYGTEVAIASIVGGPAKAMTFEAWLYPHEVAADTSLIIQSASGEALPFALWLAQGVPTFAVGRTSVIVQADAAVEAEYWVHLAATYDGTNATLFVNGQPYALAADGVTIPVDPPASGYRIGGASGVDGILDEVRLWNVARGRDAILATLCTSLTAQTPGWADLAGYWRLDEPGDASRFTAVANSAATGAAADGVLDGAVWSRSAAPVGASMTPIAWDANGLSVSGMTLAFASTDTTPQLVDGGDSMLHLYYAQRGNGNLMAAHFSTVTARASFGVRWLAADPDKPDNDQTGDAVFIARSPGAWVNPVSTTPRLIAITIDASDAGLCTVELRSNQGLVETWPKVPRGLDAFAQVINGEAMQQTDDPTAAQQGVVLYDYTQVAVQATGAQQGPQPASGAGSNLFSVMTDVWPDNGMPALMQATDGKASPSSRRAGIDGWWLYDPPLADIDMTDPGQFIQVFTADQVASYEGTLILPGDAALEAWVKPAAFSSGENATVLVFDKPDGSADPEIGTRYMLALDPTGRVISAKGAVASISQSAIAPGQWTHVAASYASDYGLQLGGSRFLDAGNADTLSTLDALTIEAWVRLDSLGQTQTVASRWNDAIGQGWSLYIEADGKLGLRVNQDTQTRQVARTVTSTRALDIGKWHHVAGVYTVEFEKQTAIMFNNGSYVKLPQMTNAPTDAVTTMMWIKSVGPYKAGLQILIQSVDPKQPVPFLLYLDNGVPTFTAFVGGVEQTTTASATLRSDDWIHIAGRYSATLGIELYIDGQSIGELAATPHAEGTFVQPALVATGIDAAYSIGGMATQQSFTGMINEVSIWNRGLTADEIRQRISRPPSASDRGLAGYWPFADLFGTTVMDLAGTSNGELVGGNFVRVDKGQFAHKVFIDGRLQGFEHVTDPIVPTQAALMLGSGNYSDYLQGAVGDIRLWKAGRMNWQIEFFADRNLEANAQGLISNWRFDSGSGRIAYDAKSDNNAVIHDATLELSNEAVDKMWIHTTFRAGWTIYIDGARQTSDAYTLDKVGYGDAQATIGAQFYRSAFARQFTGELIELRVWRRQRTAQQIRENMYTQLVAGEPDLAAYWPLSEGSGSTVPDVTGWGADGVWIGDGTPKWQGALAPVGIELPAIRNTLGGLVTPYNASGKGAPGARQYGALEADAYGSSVAVYQRAYVYVAADGALALFGNFKVGDLDVQYIGQAQMAPTLIGYIEGAPPVPAENLKVYPGTPNIYTGSSSIAVDEVAARTLQYTANRDTGFDMQLNTRFGVNFEERIQAGIGVTKLLFGFISNIGVQANFMQSVGTVADALVSNETRITARKNVELRGGWKGNAYKIDNGYGQIWFPSNMGYALVRSATADMYALRIRGTGALVSYQLRRNPDIPEDMNIIMFRLRPTYVKNGTLDGWIGFEREASYKALQPGQFGSYFKPLEAYALKQLIDREHQQLRTYFDNFDAGSIGRRQNVVNFQPGDIGDTSNDLANILMGERQREAISTDDWKKKMARRNMVNTYVWTADGGFYAEEEQFTAVRQEQSGGAYSFHGKGGFYTEMKISVGVAFELDALFGGHIITQAAKSLAESEAFSLSVNVNGERYIGLMRDDPDTGMPDYSELPSPGKVRGYRFMSFYLAPTKKNFDEFKSVVDEDWLYRQGEYAGSFDPDALALRQALSNVNEVWRVLHRVTYVSRVPPQIKDAGESIPVDARRPDAESITNNYWLIAELPEGADPNPMAKVSEEADALIASLETQPVWGRILAKHRAGVKEDIMKYMRAYYGLPSSSA, from the coding sequence ATGCGCAGCCGCGAGACCTTGCTCGCGCGTGCGAGCTTCAAGTATGCGACGACGCTCATGCATCTCGGGCGCGTGTTCGGATTCTGCGCACGACAACGCACGGACGGCGAACCGTTCGAAATCGGTTACGTGCTGTTGTCGTCCCAGTCGAGCAATCCCGACGACGATACGGTCTGGAAGGACTTCGAGCGCCTGATCTTTCCGCGTCAGCTGCGCCCGGTCGGGCACGGCGTCATCGTGCTCGATTTCAGGGACGCGCCGATTCCGGCCGCCGACGCATCGTTCCAGGTGATTTCCGACGACGCCTACGTCTACGTGTTCCGGCAATCGACGAACGGGACGCTTTACGTCGATCGCTTCATCTACGACGAAGTGCTCGACCGGCTCGTCAACGCGTGGGAAACGCGGTTTCGGCGCAGCCGCAAATACGACATCCCGCTCGACAGGCGCGATACCTTCGGCAGCGCCGACATGGAGGGCATCCGCTTCCTGGAGCCGACCACCGAGCTGACGTTCGTCACCGGCGTGACCGCCGGGCAGTTTGCCGTATCGATCCTGCCAACCGAGCTGCCGGGGCAAAGCCGCTGGCAGATCTTCGCTTACGACGGCGGCGCGAACACGCTGAACAGCTTTTCCATCCAGCGCGCGGCGAACGGCTTGTTCGATCTGCAGGATTCGCTCGACCTGTCGTCCGGTCAAGTGCCGCCCGACGCATGCTTTGCGCTGTCGTTGTCGGGGCAGCCCCTGAAGCAGGCGAGCGGCCCGGCGTGCGTGCTGTACAACCGGCAGGAGCGGCTCGTCGGCGAAGACGGCCGCCCGTCGCTGCAAAAGCGTGCGTTGCGCCTGATGCTTGCGCTCGCCGTCGGCGACGACAAGCAAGTCGCGGTGATCGATTTCGGCATCGGCAGGGACGGCAAGCTCGCGCAAGTGGATCCATCGCTCGCATTGACCGCCGCACCGGCGATCGGCACCGGCCTGAGCTTTACGCCACGATACGGCACCGAGGTGGCGATTGCGTCCATCGTCGGCGGCCCGGCAAAGGCGATGACGTTTGAAGCGTGGCTTTATCCGCACGAAGTCGCGGCCGACACGAGCCTGATCATTCAAAGTGCGTCCGGCGAGGCGCTGCCGTTCGCGCTGTGGCTCGCGCAGGGCGTGCCGACTTTCGCCGTGGGCCGGACGAGCGTGATCGTGCAGGCCGATGCCGCCGTCGAAGCCGAATACTGGGTGCATCTGGCAGCGACGTACGACGGCACGAACGCCACGCTGTTCGTGAACGGTCAGCCATACGCGCTCGCCGCCGACGGCGTCACGATCCCGGTGGACCCGCCCGCAAGCGGATATCGCATCGGCGGCGCATCCGGTGTCGACGGCATTCTCGACGAAGTGCGCCTCTGGAACGTCGCGCGCGGGCGCGACGCGATTCTCGCGACGCTTTGCACGTCGCTCACTGCGCAAACGCCCGGATGGGCCGACCTGGCCGGTTACTGGCGCCTCGACGAACCGGGCGACGCGTCGCGCTTCACGGCCGTCGCCAACTCGGCCGCGACCGGCGCGGCCGCGGACGGCGTGCTGGACGGCGCGGTGTGGAGCCGCAGCGCGGCGCCGGTCGGTGCCTCGATGACGCCGATCGCCTGGGATGCCAACGGCCTGTCCGTCAGCGGCATGACGCTCGCCTTTGCGTCGACCGACACGACGCCGCAACTGGTCGACGGCGGCGATTCCATGCTGCACCTCTATTACGCGCAACGCGGCAACGGCAACCTGATGGCGGCCCATTTCAGCACGGTGACGGCGCGCGCGTCGTTCGGCGTGCGGTGGCTGGCGGCCGATCCGGACAAACCGGACAACGATCAGACGGGCGACGCGGTGTTCATCGCGCGCTCGCCCGGTGCATGGGTGAACCCCGTGTCGACGACGCCGCGGCTGATCGCGATCACGATCGACGCATCGGACGCCGGCTTGTGTACCGTCGAGCTGCGCAGCAACCAAGGGCTCGTCGAGACTTGGCCGAAGGTGCCGCGCGGGCTGGACGCGTTCGCGCAAGTGATCAACGGCGAAGCGATGCAGCAGACCGACGATCCCACGGCCGCCCAGCAGGGGGTCGTGTTGTATGACTACACACAGGTCGCGGTACAGGCGACCGGCGCGCAGCAGGGGCCGCAGCCGGCCTCCGGGGCAGGCTCGAACCTCTTCAGCGTGATGACCGACGTCTGGCCGGACAACGGCATGCCGGCGCTGATGCAGGCCACCGACGGCAAGGCATCGCCGTCCAGCCGGCGCGCCGGCATCGATGGATGGTGGCTGTACGATCCGCCGCTCGCCGATATCGATATGACCGACCCGGGCCAGTTCATCCAGGTGTTCACGGCGGACCAGGTCGCCAGCTACGAAGGCACGCTGATACTGCCGGGCGATGCCGCGCTGGAAGCGTGGGTGAAGCCGGCGGCGTTCAGTTCCGGGGAAAACGCCACGGTGCTCGTATTCGACAAGCCCGACGGCAGCGCGGACCCCGAGATCGGCACGCGTTACATGCTGGCGCTCGACCCGACCGGGCGCGTGATCAGTGCGAAAGGTGCCGTTGCGTCGATCAGCCAGAGCGCGATCGCGCCCGGGCAGTGGACCCATGTGGCGGCGTCCTACGCGAGCGACTACGGGTTGCAGCTCGGCGGCTCGCGTTTTCTCGACGCTGGCAATGCCGACACGTTGAGCACGCTCGATGCGCTCACCATCGAAGCGTGGGTGCGGCTCGACAGTCTCGGGCAGACCCAGACGGTCGCCTCGCGCTGGAACGACGCGATCGGGCAGGGCTGGTCGTTGTATATCGAGGCGGACGGCAAGCTCGGTCTGCGCGTCAATCAGGACACCCAGACGCGTCAGGTCGCGCGCACGGTGACCTCGACACGCGCGCTGGACATCGGCAAATGGCATCACGTCGCGGGCGTCTACACGGTCGAATTCGAGAAGCAGACGGCGATCATGTTCAACAACGGCAGCTACGTGAAGCTGCCGCAAATGACGAACGCTCCGACCGACGCGGTCACGACGATGATGTGGATCAAGAGCGTCGGGCCGTACAAGGCGGGCCTCCAGATCCTCATTCAGAGCGTCGATCCGAAGCAACCGGTGCCGTTCCTGCTCTATCTCGACAACGGCGTGCCGACGTTCACGGCGTTCGTCGGCGGCGTGGAGCAGACGACCACGGCGAGTGCGACGCTACGGTCGGACGACTGGATCCACATTGCCGGCCGCTACTCCGCGACGCTCGGCATCGAGCTGTACATCGACGGTCAATCGATCGGCGAGCTCGCCGCGACACCGCATGCCGAAGGCACGTTCGTACAGCCCGCGCTCGTCGCAACGGGAATCGACGCGGCCTATTCGATCGGCGGCATGGCGACCCAGCAATCGTTCACGGGCATGATCAACGAGGTTTCGATCTGGAACAGGGGCTTGACCGCCGACGAGATTCGGCAGCGGATCTCGCGTCCGCCCAGCGCCAGCGATCGCGGCCTGGCCGGCTACTGGCCGTTTGCGGACCTGTTCGGCACCACCGTGATGGACCTGGCAGGCACGAGCAACGGCGAGCTGGTGGGCGGCAATTTCGTGCGTGTCGACAAAGGCCAGTTCGCGCACAAGGTTTTCATCGACGGCAGATTGCAAGGGTTCGAGCACGTGACCGATCCGATCGTGCCGACGCAGGCGGCGCTGATGCTCGGCTCCGGCAACTACAGCGACTATCTGCAAGGTGCCGTGGGCGACATCCGGCTGTGGAAGGCCGGGCGGATGAACTGGCAGATCGAGTTCTTTGCGGACCGCAACCTCGAAGCGAACGCGCAAGGCCTGATCAGCAACTGGCGCTTCGATTCCGGCTCCGGGCGCATTGCCTACGACGCGAAGAGCGACAACAACGCGGTGATACACGACGCCACCCTCGAGCTGAGCAACGAAGCGGTCGACAAGATGTGGATTCACACGACGTTCAGGGCCGGCTGGACGATCTACATCGACGGCGCGCGGCAAACGTCGGACGCCTATACGCTCGACAAGGTCGGGTACGGCGACGCGCAGGCGACGATCGGCGCGCAGTTTTACCGGTCGGCCTTTGCGCGGCAGTTCACGGGCGAGCTGATCGAGCTGCGCGTGTGGCGGCGTCAGCGCACTGCACAGCAAATCCGCGAGAACATGTACACGCAACTTGTCGCGGGGGAACCCGACCTGGCCGCGTACTGGCCGCTCAGCGAAGGATCGGGCTCGACGGTGCCGGACGTCACGGGTTGGGGCGCCGACGGTGTGTGGATCGGCGACGGCACGCCGAAATGGCAGGGCGCACTGGCGCCGGTGGGCATCGAGTTGCCGGCTATCCGAAATACGCTGGGCGGCCTCGTTACGCCCTACAACGCGTCCGGGAAGGGGGCGCCCGGCGCGCGCCAGTACGGTGCGCTCGAAGCCGACGCGTACGGCAGCTCGGTAGCCGTCTATCAGCGCGCGTACGTCTATGTCGCGGCGGATGGGGCGCTGGCGCTGTTCGGCAACTTCAAGGTCGGCGATCTCGATGTGCAGTACATCGGTCAGGCGCAGATGGCGCCAACGCTGATCGGCTATATCGAGGGCGCACCACCGGTCCCGGCGGAGAACCTCAAGGTGTATCCCGGTACGCCGAACATCTACACGGGCAGCAGCTCCATCGCGGTCGACGAGGTCGCGGCGCGGACATTGCAATACACCGCGAACCGCGATACGGGCTTCGACATGCAGCTGAACACGCGTTTCGGCGTGAACTTCGAGGAGCGGATCCAGGCCGGTATCGGCGTCACGAAGCTGTTGTTCGGCTTCATTTCGAATATCGGCGTACAGGCGAATTTCATGCAGAGCGTCGGCACGGTCGCGGATGCGCTGGTCAGCAACGAGACGCGGATCACGGCGCGCAAGAACGTCGAATTGCGGGGCGGCTGGAAAGGCAACGCCTACAAGATCGACAACGGTTACGGGCAGATCTGGTTTCCGAGCAACATGGGCTACGCGCTCGTGCGCTCGGCGACCGCCGACATGTACGCGTTGCGCATCCGCGGCACGGGCGCGCTCGTATCGTATCAACTGCGCCGCAATCCAGACATTCCGGAAGACATGAACATCATCATGTTCCGGCTGCGACCGACCTACGTGAAGAACGGCACGCTCGACGGCTGGATCGGCTTCGAACGCGAAGCGTCCTACAAGGCGCTGCAACCAGGCCAGTTCGGTAGCTACTTCAAGCCGCTCGAAGCCTATGCGCTCAAGCAACTGATCGATCGCGAGCATCAGCAATTGCGTACCTATTTCGACAACTTCGATGCCGGCAGCATCGGGCGGCGGCAGAACGTCGTCAATTTCCAGCCGGGCGACATCGGCGACACGTCGAACGACCTGGCCAATATCCTGATGGGAGAACGGCAGCGCGAGGCGATCAGCACGGACGACTGGAAAAAGAAGATGGCGCGCCGGAACATGGTCAATACCTACGTGTGGACGGCTGACGGTGGGTTTTATGCGGAAGAGGAGCAGTTCACGGCGGTTCGCCAGGAGCAAAGCGGCGGCGCCTACAGCTTTCACGGCAAGGGCGGCTTCTACACGGAAATGAAGATCAGCGTCGGGGTGGCGTTCGAGCTCGACGCGCTGTTCGGCGGACACATCATCACGCAGGCCGCGAAATCGCTCGCCGAGAGCGAAGCGTTCAGCCTGTCGGTCAACGTGAACGGCGAACGCTATATCGGCCTGATGCGGGACGATCCGGACACCGGCATGCCGGACTATTCGGAATTGCCTTCGCCCGGCAAGGTGCGCGGCTACCGCTTCATGAGCTTTTACCTCGCCCCGACCAAGAAGAACTTCGACGAATTCAAGAGCGTCGTGGATGAGGACTGGCTCTACCGGCAAGGGGAATACGCAGGCTCGTTCGATCCCGACGCGCTCGCGTTGCGCCAGGCGTTGTCGAACGTCAACGAAGTCTGGCGCGTGTTGCATCGGGTCACGTACGTGAGCCGTGTGCCGCCGCAGATCAAGGACGCCGGCGAATCGATTCCCGTCGACGCGCGGCGGCCCGACGCGGAAAGCATCACCAACAACTATTGGCTGATCGCGGAACTGCCGGAAGGCGCGGACCCGAATCCGATGGCGAAAGTGAGCGAGGAGGCCGATGCGCTGATCGCCTCGCTGGAGACGCAACCGGTATGGGGACGCATTCTCGCGAAGCACCGCGCCGGCGTGAAGGAAGACATCATGAAGTACATGCGGGCGTATTACGGCTTGCCTTCGTCTTCCGCGTGA